From Drosophila virilis strain 15010-1051.87 chromosome X, Dvir_AGI_RSII-ME, whole genome shotgun sequence, the proteins below share one genomic window:
- the LOC6633420 gene encoding mucin-2 isoform X4 — protein sequence MELECDLGAIQNEELLRKMWQQSEDSERKRQIRTHLYKLRESRLRNLYRHEPDSIAFAMSEPNGNTLSGFGKDPLATSHGDALLDQNFQSLKSKEVRDSISPTHELKFHSMSLTQPNSTGWDVQTSSEVSPDGRAYRTETLAKTDGVEKLNGGGTAEFKGRNEQRSSASHQGDDKNYVKQAAESSNTHLQEKVVYGDESAGGRTETKMSSTTSSSSSKFVSSSTVEYGDDDAAQPRYLLDSQTTNRQQQQQQQREQREQREVREQREVREREEQRVQEQRLQQQREERYSESREQSKSTRNVETQQHYEENKHYVDMDKASPEYQRHVQHLMSQPGEIISNTVEYPKPNVKMITTVKRLPDGTIVKNKRYETEQVSPSAETTRQTQTQTQTHNQSQVNNQRRTQDVHHQHQHQQTHSRGEPRDVVDNAEPLRRPAEAEELIKQESYSSVKKSSRRFSTETTSETVEEYDDRAPNQPAQQLKAPSPARQDYSMHGFPSKPIQEFPNQRPTTPSRQPASDFSTHGFPSVRGNKPTQEFPNQRPTTEEVVVIKSEKSRNVKQSSSSQRTVETEYVDEGHAPLPLAAGPTATPSWEQPASPRRAPVEDFSTHGFPSVRSSRPDQPDAEIVHQSSTSAVSRKSERIIETQVEQDDLEPQPEPLQQQRRRPQPLNAQPPASPRRTQPRDEYREVNQGGYPAARSPTRAPASKSPPRRPSAGIRTPTRNAPESTTTTTTTTTTVTRRQLQKEREVDAAHRAFAASLRSSSPAESVGSTGSHHPHHSHHSHPAHGRRDSGQTEQQRQTPRSSISSSRTFRRDGREGSHDSHAPSESSRISSTTVTRHVGVPTTKSVGKTLVTKQQQQQQAAVKTRNVQGSNETIDLMPQRSPKSPAATKSTTITATTTTTIGNKPTAGGSASPAITPTTPTIPTTPTKPTAAAPTTPTVPAVIPTAPASETPIVSDNQSQYTYATTKPADIFSLPPTPTTPTINNNNNKNNNNATTLTINNQNQNQNQNQNQNQNPSIEDKPNELLTKTKLSSNEATTSNPSGAVLEPTCVRRHYYKLGPAADADAAQNAAQTEAASIAKAVTSTETVDTPNKSRPYAPRPSSDAPYRTHSKPQHSTRDDEPTPARRSSKSPSVERRQLQRETTFETPLERESSPVRLAQIDDQIVIDESSLEFRQRQTKGNDNRPRDLPRQSPEKIPATLPSRPRQSPEKQLPSKARQSPRSGSPEKLPATLPKELPRSGSPEKQLPRESPRQTPEQLPAAFPSKPKESPRRSPDNQPRESSRPSSPEKQMPTRPKETPRWSPENQLPSTVPRDSPRQSPEKQLPGTVSKEFPRSSPEKSLPSTTPRSAPRPGSPEKQLPKEPSPEKQLPKELPRQAKEPSPATQLPASASTKPRDAPKPTADKQFPEDAFFRSTVTQRLTNTTKNLNEEFITNERQPQARKPQDNQPENPDTQLPKSSRPKDEDMIDRSSYKPATGKTPETCETPEIPDGGFISKSPEPEEDQKPTYRKKGLTRRETFEDRCRKILGMEEDGDTQGNYVPKPEDDDDDNDTDEQKQSTVVKQTETFEFKIEDCPDDDDEDDKPRQVTETYVIRTQPVIKVEEPLSEPESQLPQRSELTVDITESEEIETLVNTEKTTGKKVPRPVDEEVPRPAGGRKPKDGPESEPAAGRHPEAVNPQRPSLNRQPNDDAEFVNVEEETTTITTKRSSKSPSSTRKGSLPYPEDEVESRPTAGRWPHDKVEPRPKTGRQPKDEKPQRPSTSTLSKKETEFINVEEATTITTRKEPLPYLEDEEEPRPTAGRQPKDKVEPRPTTGRRPLDEEEPSPKGGRQPKDERPQRPASGRLPKDEVELLNVEEEITTITTKHSPKSPSPASKEPLPSEDEEEPSTTTGWLPKDDAEFVNVEEETTTTKRTSKTPVTKSPSPRRKEPLPYPEDDEEPLSGKRPKGKEPTRPVTGSQPKDETEPRPTPKYYSEDVEFIKVSEDTTIVVTKRPPKSPSPTRRDYSPYPADELQPSPGKQPRDERKPSSTAGKPTKVEETPRTASARRPKDDKEPRPTPGKQPKPEAPSRQPKDDAEYISETTSVVITKRPSKSPSPTRREPLPQTETKHFVTEKIIDCNGKTVVEKISKTQRPSGPTAGPKAKKQPNDSEPEESQPKQPDSRKPSITKTETERRNSRTTKSSSTTTTSSTTSKQPLRETQPKTVKSPRKESLPRREPAKRDSLVEETRSSTTTTSTTARNTIQKDKKPSASNGSPNIKDRLRSSPRKQKPETDNVDGESSSPDTSPTRIPSERRRSSNISVHTEIIIDHTAPKTPSPKSERKLPTKVLASPARKLPVTERKESAPVPRVTRRDKDKVTRSTSENVIKVVNGKPKLTPEMSTLNPSSAQRPTERNRPSKCFTTRTINLSEQLINSEDMENVIIDIQHAKSSREPSPDRIVPTPVPAELETGKPRYPDVVQEPDDEPRKKPIVTNIPIFEEEANAYVGCQISELRNPNGIEADIHDNPTVEAPKSLDYTAPSNGQPGIDIDECLLSVHEKVSKFTHTAEQVKQPKTSTPFSREFDEHAKVSASDECLLSIDQKVDRFLKTAENITKQPLTTPTREIERPNFEDIDEELRQDDCTLSVSQKVHKFIDTAEKLAPSAPQKSPRLVASIERHISRQSEPELEQESEPEQPSDLEPEEPLESNDDELLPMSKHHTTAIELKRQKDILNRPSVFGQRKPATPKQTPGSSKPRGSPSSSPSTVLITEERKSYRHQQSPSARSPTRSTTAPRKPSLEQPRGKPIDAERSTTSTTKRREHITQQQWVLSDVDVDVEEVGPAPAHHSASPQTTTPSSRTTNKPTTTRSSTTASRKPSLESPRGKPSDYVKQTETETRRTTSTASTTKRGEQWLHSDIDVDVEEFEPVGSQPTSPGRRTNTKPTTTRNSTTAPRKPSLESPRGKPSGDYLKETETEKRRTTSTTKRGEQWLPNDVDTPSQSHRNSASPQPVSPQRRTASQKPDTTNSTTNSTTNSKSTVVKASTEHSTTKHTTTTTTTRTHSPTNHILASSPDTEPHVEPLLERSRPTAQTSPGRTVASRRNIFEQQSSPSPTGEHNGRRPSYMDHTKSSLEHIRRDSLEINKTHYSRKSSVEDDTGLEPRNPNAAVKFDVPRRGSRPDPTRTTSSSEDIEIEEIFDLQTLEQLLETVSSYELRRRIRAQIRLIKKNMINASSTTSTTTTMTSKISPSHRQQPEQLQPRSASSTPSRSPLLARRTPERSHSPEPRSSSRRTEQPDSATAHGKPPVKPRERSASPAQTRRRSPTGKANMNTTSTTTTTTRITSKGKANEKPSPIWADRSKVLRASGSSSPTPRKGSNSSSISSSSKLMRTTNTSSATSTTSSTTNNSSSKRREEDSITSSYGVGPTDENGLPLFGIRALKKKTQPTAPCETKQEVTGYVIEEQFYSDDKSPPRHERKELIYSSNPAELATLQQQLERTSQPEDGQIKLQRELKLIDADELPLAAAIETGTRRGSVKELSERFIQKESAGDEVETEDSESNDVCSVIEMETPQMRQKSSSSTTRTSSSTRSFLNTSGEDRLVGGVDDVLERMRNADNVMEPGDSTEDREARALLNKFLGASVIMQGVESMLPAGQRQEKQQQQLPRSNNNSNNGNSNNNNNNGSQAVKTTRISSSSSSSYSSKAGSSNINSSSSSNINSSNSSSTRKSTSSAPVTRTTCDIEEIWDEQLLRQLLEQASTYEERRKIRARLRELMAEREAQHKQQSSTTSERTETKSKDGGAVVTTTTTKVTTRTVSGSAATKNISPLAKFKQLDKAAAQQQAQKSSPTTSTPTTPGGSAQPLFKFTDPALNARAATVKDQLLQWCQHKTQEYENVQISNFSSSWSDGLAFCALIHHFLPDAFDYSKLTKQTRKHNFELAFSVADEKAGIAPLLDVEDMVEMSRPDWKCVFVYVQSIYRRFRNCQ from the exons ATGGAACTGGAATGCGATTTGGGTGCCATTCAAAACGAGGAGTTGCTGAGGAAAATG TGGCAGCAATCGGAGGACAGCGAACGTAAACGTCAAATCCGTACGCATCTCTATAAGCTACGCGAGTCGCGTCTGAGGAATCTCTATAGGCACGAACCGGATAGCATAGCATTCGCAATGTCTGAACCGAATGGCAATACTCTGTCCGGCTTTGGCAAGGATCCGCTGGCCACCAGCCATGGTGATGCGCTGCTGGACCAGAATTTCCAGAGCCTCAAGTCGAAGGAGGTGCGTGATTCGATCAGTCCCACGCACGAGCTCAAGTTCCATTCGATGAGCCTCACCCAGCCGAATAGCACCGGCTGGGATGTGCAGACCTCCTCGGAGGTGAGTCCCGATGGACGCGCCTATCGCACCGAGACGCTGGCCAAAACAGATG GTGTTGAGAAGCTGAATGGTGGCGGCACTGCCGAGTTCAAGGGTCGCAATGAGCAGCGCTCGAGCGCTTCGCATCAGGGCGACGACAAGAACTATGTGAAGCAGGCGGCCGAGAGCTCCAATACGCATCTCCAGGAGAAGGTTGTCTATGGCGACGAGAGCGCCGGCGGACGCACCGAAACGAAAATGAGCTCCACCACCTCCTCATCGAGCTCCAAGTTTGTCTCATCCTCCACTGTCGAGTATGGGGATGATGATGCCGCTCAGCCGCGCTATCTGCTGGACAGCCAGACGACAAatcgtcagcagcagcagcaacagcagcgagagCAGCGTGAACAGCGCGAGGTGCGGGAGCAGCGTGAGGTGCGCGAGCGCGAGGAGCAACGTGTGCAGGAGCAGCGTTTGCAGCAACAGCGCGAGGAACGCTACTCGGAGAGCCGGGAGCAATCGAAGAGCACCCGCAACGTGGAGACACAGCAGCACTACGAGGAGAACAAGCATTATGTGGACATGGACAAGGCATCTCCGGAATATCAGCGTCATGTGCAGCATCTGATGTCGCAGCCAGGCGAGATTATCTCCAATACGGTTGAGTATCCCAAGCCCAATGTCAAGATGATTACCACGGTGAAGCGTCTGCCCGACGGCACCATTGTCAAGAACAAGCGCTACGAAACCGAGCAAGTGTCTCCCAGCGCGGAGACGACGCGCCAGACCCaaacccagacccagacccataATCAGTCACAGGTAAACAATCAGCGTCGCACACAGGATGTGCACcaccagcatcagcatcagcagacCCACAGCCGTGGCGAGCCGCGCGATGTGGTGGACAATGCGGAACCGTTGCGTCGACCCGCCGAGGCCGAGGAGCTCATCAAGCAGGAGAGCTATTCGTCGGTCAAGAAGTCCAGTCGTCGCTTCTCCACTGAAACGACATCGGAGACCGTCGAGGAGTATGATGATCGTGCGCCCAATCAGCCTGCACAGCAGCTGAAGGCGCCGTCTCCGGCACGCCAGGATTACAGCATGCACGGCTTTCCCAGCAAGCCGATCCAGGAGTTTCCCAATCAGCGTCCGACAACGCCCAGCCGTCAGCCGGCAAGCGATTTCTCCACGCACGGCTTTCCCTCGGTGCGCGGCAATAAGCCCACCCAGGAGTTTCCCAATCAGCGACCCACCACCGAGGAGGTCGTAGTGATCAAGTCCGAGAAGAGTCGCAATGTCAAGCAGAGCAGCAGCTCGCAGCGCACCGTCGAGACGGAGTACGTTGATGAAGGGCATGCGCCCTTGCCGTTGGCGGCTGGACCAACAGCCACGCCCAGCTGGGAGCAGCCGGCCAGTCCGCGACGGGCACCCGTCGAGGATTTCAGCACGCACGGCTTTCCCTCGGTGCGCAGCTCACGGCCCGATCAGCCCGATGCCGAGATAGTGCATCAGAGCAGCACGAGCGCCGTTAGCCGCAAATCGGAGCGCATCATCGAGACCCAGGTGGAGCAAGACGATCTGGAGCCGCAGCCggagccgctgcagcagcagcgtcgtcGTCCACAGCCGCTGAACGCCCAGCCGCCGGCCAGTCCGCGTCGCACGCAGCCGCGCGACGAGTACAGGGAGGTTAACCAGGGAGGTTATCCCGCGGCTCGATCGCCCACACGCGCGCCGGCCAGCAAGTCGCCGCCGCGCAGACCGAGCGCCGGCATACGCACGCCCACACGCAACGCTCCGGagtcgacaacaacaaccaccacaacAACGACCACGGTGACACGTCGCCAGCTGCAGAAGGAGCGCGAGGTGGATGCAGCGCATCGTGCGTTTGCCGCCTCGTTGCGCAGCAGCTCGCCGGCGGAGAGCGTCGGCTCGACCGGGTCGCATCATCCGCATCATTCGCATCATTCGCATCCGGCACATGGGCGTCGCGATAGCGGACAAACGGAGCAACAGCGTCAAACGCCACGGTCGAGCATCTCGTCGAGCCGCACATTTAGGCGCGACGGACGCGAGGGCTCCCATGACAGCCATGCGCCGTCCGAGTCCAGTCGCATCAGCTCGACGACGGTGACACGCCATGTGGGCGTGCCCACTACCAAGAGCGTGGGTAAAACACTCGTtaccaagcagcagcagcagcaacaagctgCTGTGAAGACCCGTAACGTTCAAGGTTCTAACGAAACAATCGATCTTATGCCGCAGCGTTCGCCCAAATCGCCAGCAGCAACGAAAtccacaacaataacagcaacgaCCACAACCACGATTGGCAATAAGCCAACAGCCGGCGGATCAGCATCCCCAGCTATCACACCCACAACCCCAACAATTCCGACAACCCCGACAAAGCCCACAGCCGCAGCTCCAACAACTCCAACAGTTCCAGCCGTTATTCCCACAGCTCCAGCTAGCGAGACGCCAATTGTGTCAG ATAACCAATCACAGTATACGTATGCTACTACTAAGCCAGCCGATATATTCTCTTTGCCACCTACTCCTACAACACCTaccattaacaacaacaacaacaagaacaacaacaacgcaacAACACTAACAATCAacaaccagaaccagaaccagaaccagaaccagaaccagaaccagaacccTTCCATCGAAGACAAGCCCAACGAATTGTTAACTAAAACCAAGCTGAGCTCAAATGAGGCAACCACATCCAATCCATCTGGCGCCGTGCTTGAGCCAACCTGTGTGCGTCGACACTATTACAAGCTGGGTCCGGCCGCCGATGCGGATGCGGCTCAAAACGCGGCTCAAACCGAAGCGGCCAGCATTGCCAAGGCGGTGACAAGTACTGAAACCGTTG ACACGCCCAACAAGAGCCGACCTTATGCACCCAGACCCAGCAGCGATGCACCTTATCGCACACACAGCAAGCCCCAGCACAGCACTCGAGACGATGAGCCGACTCCGGCAAGGCGCAGCTCCAAGTCGCCCAGCGTCGAGCGACGTCAGCTGCAGCGGGAGACAACGTTTGAGACTCCGTTGGAGCGTGAGTCTTCGCCGGTTCGTCTCGCTCAGATCGATGATCAGATTGTCATCGATGAGAGCAGCTTGGAGTTTAGGCAGCGCCAAACGAAAGGTAATGATAATAGGCCCAGGGACCTGCCACGTCAGAGTCCCGAGAAGATACCGGCGACATTGCCCTCGAGGCCTCGCCAGAGTCCCGAGAAGCAGTTACCCTCGAAAGCCAGACAATCGCCACGTTCCGGTAGTCCCGAGAAGTTGCCAGCAACTCTTCCCAAGGAATTGCCACGTTCTGGCAGCCCCGAAAAGCAGCTGCCCAGAGAATCGCCACGTCAGACGCCGGaacagctgccagctgcattTCCCTCAAAGCCTAAGGAATCGCCGCGTCGTAGTCCCGATAATCAGCCCAGAGAATCGTCACGTCCGAGTAGCCCCGAAAAGCAAATGCCAACTAGACCTAAGGAGACGCCACGTTGGAGTCCCGAAAATCAGTTACCATCGACAGTGCCCAGAGATTCGCCACGTCAAAGTCCTGAGAAGCAGCTACCAGGCACGGTGTCCAAGGAATTTCCACGTTCGAGTCCCGAAAAATCGCTACCATCAACAACTCCCAGGAGCGCACCACGTCCCGGAAGTCCAGAAAAGCAGCTGCCAAAGGAGCCAAGTCCTGAAAAGCAATTGCCTAAGGAGTTGCCGCGTCAAGCCAAGGAGCCCAGTCCCGCAACCCAGTTGCCGGCCTCGGCTTCAACTAAGCCCCGAGATGCACCTAAGCCAACTGCCGACAAGCAGTTCCCAGAGGATGCGTTCTTTAGAAGCACTGTGACCCAACGATTGACCAATACAACGAAGAACCTTAACGAAGAATTCATAACGAACGAGCGTCAGCCTCAGGCTCGCAAGCCCCAGGATAACCAACCCGAAAATCCCGATACCCAATTGCCCAAAAGTTCAAGGCCCAAAGATGAAGATATGATTGATAGATCTAGCTATAAGCCCGCAACAGGCAAAACTCCCGAGACATGCGAAACACCCGAAATACCGGATGGTGGTTTCATATCGAAGAGTCCAGAGCCGGAAGAAGATCAAAAGCCCACCTACCGCAAAAAGGGCCTGACCCGTCGGGAGACCTTTGAAGATCGTTGCCGCAAAATCTTGGGCATGGAGGAGGATGGTGATACGCAGGGAAACTACGTGCCAAAACCtgaagatgatgatgacgacaaTGACACGGATGAGCAGAAACAATCAACTGTGGTCAAGCAGACGGAGACCTTTGAGTTTAAGATAGAGGATTGTcccgatgatgatgatgaggatgaCAAGCCCAGGCAAGTGACCGAAACCTATGTGATACGTACACAGCCTGTTATCAAAGTCGAGGAACCTCTGTCTGAACCGGAGAGCCAGTTGCCCCAACGCAGCGAGTTGACGGTGGATATTACGGAGTCAGAGGAAATTGAAACGCTCGTCAATACCGAGAAAACAACGGGAAAAAAGGTGCCCAGGCCAGTGGATGAAGAAGTACCACGTCCTGCTGGTGGCCGAAAGCCCAAGGACGGGCCAGAGTCAGAACCCGCTGCTGGTAGACACCCTGAGGCTGTGAATCCACAGCGTCCATCACTTAACAGGCAACCAAACGATGACGCTGAATTCGTTAATGTAGAAgaagagacaacaacaattacaacgaAACGCTCATCTAAATCGCCTTCGTCTACCCGTAAAGGCTCTTTGCCCTACCCGGAGGATGAGGTAGAGTCACGTCCCACAGCTGGAAGATGGCCTCATGATAAGGTAGAGCCACGTCCTAAGACTGGCAGACAGCCTAAGGATGAGAAGCCACAACGTCCATCAACTAGCACTCTTTCCAAGAAGGAGACAGAGTTTATAAATGTTGAAGAAGCGACGACCATAACAACTCGCAAGGAACCTTTGCCCTACTTAGAGGACGAGGAGGAACCTAGACCCACAGCTGGTAGACAGCCCAAGGATAAGGTTGAGCCTCGTCCCACAACTGGTAGACGGCCATTGGATGAGGAAGAGCCGAGTCCTAAGGGTGGCAGACAGCCGAAGGACGAGCGACCACAACGTCCGGCATCTGGCAGACTTCCCAAGGACGAAGTCGAGCTTTTAAATGTGGAAGAAGAGATTACGACAATTACTACCAAGCATTCTCCGAAGTCTCCATCACCGGCTAGCAAAGAGCCTTTGCCTTCAGAGGATGAAGAAGAACCAAGTACAACAACCGGTTGGCTTCCCAAGGATGACGCAGAGTTCGTAAATGTGGAAGAagaaacgacaacaacgaagCGAACATCAAAGACGCCTGTTACCAAGTCACCTTCACCCAGACGCAAAGAGCCCTTGCCTTATCCGGAGGATGACGAGGAACCACTTTCCGGTAAACGTCCGAAGGGTAAAGAGCCAACACGTCCGGTAACAGGAAGTCAGCCAAAGGATGAGACAGAGCCACGGCCAACACCTAAATATTATTCTGAAGACGTCGAGTTCATAAAAGTGAGCGAAGACACAACCATAGTGGTCACGAAGCGTCCTCCCAAGTCACCGTCGCCCACTCGCAGGGACTATTCGCCGTACCCAGCGGATGAATTGCAACCCTCACCTGGAAAGCAGCCTAGGGATGAGAGAAAACCAAGCTCCACAGCTGGTAAACCGACTAAGGTTGAGGAAACACCACGTACCGCATCAGCTAGGCGGCCAAAGGATGATAAAGAGCCGCGGCCTACACCTGGCAAACAACCCAAGCCCGAGGCGCCTAGCAGGCAACCCAAGGACGACGCAGAGTACATTAGCGAAACGACGTCTGTGGTCATAACAAAGCGTCCCTCCAAGTCGCCATCACCCACACGCAGGGAACCTCTGCCTCAAACGGAGACAAAGCATTTTGTGACCGAAAAGATCATCGATTGCAATGGCAAAACAGTGGTGGAAAAGATCAGCAAGACCCAACGACCCAGCGGGCCCACAGCAGGACCCAAGGCGAAGAAACAACCGAACGACAGTGAACCGGAGGAGTCACAGCCCAAGCAGCCCGATTCCAGGAAGCCGTCAATCACCAAAACTGAAACCGAGCGACGAAACTCGCGCACAAcaaagagcagcagcaccacgaccaccagcagcaccaccagcaagCAGCCCCTGAGGGAAACGCAGCCCAAGACGGTCAAGAGTCCACGCAAGGAGTCGCTGCCAAGGCGTGAGCCCGCCAAGCGCGATAGCCTGGTAGAGGAGACTCGcagctcaacaacaacaacaagcacaacgGCACGCAACACCATACAGAAGGATAAAAAGCCCAGCGCTAGCAATGGCTCACCCAACATCAAGGATCGGCTGCGCTCGTCACCGCGCAAACAGAAACCCGAAACGGACAATGTGGATGGAGAGTCCTCCTCGCCGGATACGAGCCCCACGCGTATTCCCAGCGAGCGTCGTCGCTCGAGCAACATATCCGTGCACACGGAGATCATCATAGATCACACGGCGCCTAAGACGCCTTCGCCCAAGAGCGAGCGCAAGTTGCCGACCAAGGTCCTGGCTAGTCCCGCACGCAAGCTGCCGGTCACAGAGCGCAAGGAATCGGCCCCAGTGCCGCGTGTCACGCGCCGTGACAAGGACAAGGTGACGCGCTCCACCAGTGAGAATGTCATCAAGGTGGTCAACGGAAAGCCAAAACTGACACCCGAGATGAGCACCCTGAACCCGAGCTCGGCGCAGCGTCCCACCGAACGCAATCGACCCAGCAAATGCTTCACCACAAGGACCATCAATCTGAGCGAGCAGCTGATCAACAGCGAGGACATGGAGAATGTCATCATTGATATACAGCATGCGAAGAGCTCGCGGGAACCATCGCCGGATCGCATTGTGCCCACACCGGTGCCCGCCGAGCTAGAGACGGGCAAGCCGCGTTATCCGGATGTTGTGCAGGAGCCGGACGATGAGCCGCGCAAGAAACCGATTGTCACCAACATACCCATCTTTGAGGAGGAGGCCAACGCCTATGTGGGCTGCCAGATCTCAGAGCTGCGCAATCCCAACGGCATCGAGGCGGACATCCATGACAATCCCACCGTGGAGGCGCCCAAGAGCCTGGATTATACCGCCCCCAGCAATGGTCAGCCCGGCATCGATATCGATGAGTGTCTGTTGAGTGTGCACGAGAAGGTCTCCAAGTTTACGCACACCGCCGAGCAAGTGAAGCAGCCGAAGACCTCGACACCCTTTAGCCGGGAGTTCGATGAGCATGCCAAGGTCTCGGCCAGTGATGAGTGCCTGCTGAGCATAGACCAAAAGGTGGATCGTTTTCTGAAGACCGCCGAGAACATAACCAAGCAGCCGTTGACCACGCCCACGCGCGAAATCGAGCGCCCCAACTTTGAGGACATCGACGAGGAGCTGCGCCAGGACGATTGCACGCTGAGCGTCTCGCAGAAGGTGCACAAGTTTATTGACACCGCCGAGAAGCTGGCTCCCAGTGCACCACAGAAGTCGCCTAGACTGGTGGCCAGCATTGAGCGTCACATCTCGCGCCAGAGCGAGCCGGAACTGGAGCAGGAATCGGAGCCGGAACAGCCCTCCGACCTGGAGCCCGAGGAGCCTTTGGAGTCGAACGATGATGAACTGTTGCCCATGTCCAAGCACCACACCACAGCCATCGAGCTGAAGCGTCAAAAGGACATACTCAATCGTCCCTCGGTCTTCGGTCAGCGCAAGCCAGCCACGCCCAAGCAGACACCCGGCAGCAGCAAGCCACGCGGCAGTCCCAGTTCCAGTCCGAGCACCGTGCTTATAACGGAGGAGCGTAAATCCTATCGCCATCAGCAGAGCCCCAGCGCGCGTTCACCTACACGCAGCACCACGGCGCCACGCAAACCTTCGTTGGAGCAACCACGCGGCAAGCCAATCGATGCGGAGcgcagcaccaccagcaccaccaaGCGCAGGGAGCACATAACGCAGCAGCAGTGGGTGCTCAGCGATGTGGATGTGGACGTCGAAGAGGTGGGACCCGCGCCCGCCCATCACAGCGCCAGTCCGCAGACAACGACACCCAGCAGTCGCACCACCAACAAGCCAACCACCACACGCAGCAGCACCACTGCATCACGCAAGCCCTCCCTCGAGTCGCCGCGCGGCAAGCCCAGCGACTATGTTAAGCAAACGGAGACCGAGACACGTCGCACCACCAGTACCGCCAGCACCACCAAGCGTGGTGAGCAGTGGTTGCACAGCGATATTGATGTTGATGTCGAGGAGTTTGAGCCCGTTGGTTCACAGCCAACATCACCGGGCAGACGCACCAACACCAAGCCAACCACCACACGCAACAGCACCACTGCACCACGCAAGCCGTCGCTGGAGTCGCCACGCGGCAAGCCCAGCGGCGATTACCTGAAAGAAACGGAGACCGAAAAGCGacgcaccaccagcaccaccaaGCGTGGAGAGCAGTGGTTGCCCAACGATGTGGATACGCCCAGTCAGAGTCACAGAAACAGCGCCAGTCCGCAGCCCGTATCGCCACAACGCCGCACCGCCAGCCAAAAGCCAGACACCACCAACAGCACCACGAACTCCACCACCAATTCGAAATCCACCGTAGTTAAAGCGAGCACTGAGCACAGCACCACAAagcatacaacaacaacaacaacaacccgaACCCATAGTCCAACTAACCACATCCTTGCCAGCTCCCCTGACACTGAACCACACGTTGAACCACTTTTAGAGCGCAGCCGGCCAACCGCCCAAACGTCACCCGGCCGCACCGTTGCCTCGCGGCGCAACATCTTCGAGCAGCAGTCCAGTCCCAGCCCCACCGGCGAGCACAACGGACGCCGACCCTCGTACATGGATCACACGAAGAGCTCCCTGGAGCACATCCGTCGCGACTCGCTGGAGATCAACAAGACGCACTATTCGCGCAAATCCTCCGTGGAGGATGACACCGGACTTGAGCCGCGCAATCCGAATGCAGCGGTAAAGTTTGATGTGCCCAGGCGCGGCTCACGGCCCGATCCGACgcgcaccaccagcagcagcgaggaCATCGAAATTGAGGAAATCTTTGATCTGCAGACACtcgagcagctgctggagACGGTGAGCAGCTACGAGCTGCGCCGCCGCATACGCGCCCAGATACGTTTGATCAAGAAGAACATGATCAATGCgagcagcaccaccagcaccacaaCAACTATGACCAGCAAGATCAGCCCCAGTCACAGgcagcagccggagcagctgcagccgcgcAGCGCCAGCTCCACGCCCAGTCGCAGTCCTTTGCTGGCACGACGCACGCCCGAGCGCAGCCACAGTCCGGAGCCAAGGAGCAGCAGTCGCCGCACGGAGCAACCGGACAGCGCCACGGCACATGGCAAGCCGCCAGTGAAGCCACGCGAGCGCAGCGCCAGTCCCGCCCAGACGCGTCGTCGCAGTCCGACGGGCAAGGCCAACATGAACACCACAAGCACTACGACCACAACCACACGCATCACCAGCAAGGGCAAGGCCAACGAGAAGCCCAGTCCCATTTGGGCGGATCGCAGCAAGGTGCTGCGTGCCTCCGGCTCGTCCTCGCCTACGCCCAGAAAGGGCTCCAACtccagcagcatcagcagcagtagcaaatTGATGCGCACCACCAACACCTCATCCGCCACCAGCACCACCTCCTCCActaccaacaacagcagcagcaagcgacGCGAAGAGGACTCGATTACGTCCAGCTATGGCGTTGGACCCACCGATGAGAATGGGCTGCCCCTCTTTGGCATCAGGGCGCTCAAGAAGAAGACACAGCCGACGGCGCCATGTGAGACAAAGCAAG AAGTCACAGGCTATGTCATCGAGGAGCAGTTCTATTCGGATGACAAGTCGCCGCCGCGTCACGAGCGCAAGGAGCTCATCTACTCCAGCAATCCCGCGGAGCTGGCcacgctgcagcagcagctggagcgcACCAGCCAGCCGGAAGATGGCCAGATTAAGCTGCAGCGCGAACTGAAGCTCATCGATGCCGATGAGCTGCCATTGGCGGCGGCCATTGAGACGGGCACGCGTCGCGGCTCCGTCAAGGAGCTGAGCGAACGTTTCATACAGAAGGAGTCCGCCGGCGACGAGGTGGAGACCGAGGACAGCGAATCGAACGATGTCTGCAGCGTTATCGAAATGGAGACGCCACAGATGCGCCAGAAAtcaagcagcagcaccacGCGCACCAGCTCCAGCACCCGATCCTTCCTCAATACCAGCGGCGAGGATCGACTTGTTGGCGGCGTCGACGATGTGCTCGAGCGCATGCGCAATGCCGACAATG